A single window of Flavobacterium aestivum DNA harbors:
- a CDS encoding aspartate kinase, protein MKTVSSIVENYIKTKPFLLNALSLGIINLTSLSRNIMIELESEFGKEVKQGAVVMALKRLTEELDFRLNHKINKVIKNIGEITVRSALTDFTFAVSDTVLNKQADLITDINALPDIFYTSSKGVNETNIVVSNSVNYLVEKHFASEKMIQKLDNLASITVKLPKENITVPGIYYFIFQRLAWEGIIINEVISTSNEFTILVSENEVDIAFKVIKDLKN, encoded by the coding sequence ATGAAAACAGTATCTTCAATTGTAGAAAATTACATAAAAACCAAACCGTTTTTATTAAACGCATTATCACTCGGCATCATCAACCTGACTTCTTTGTCTCGTAATATTATGATCGAATTAGAAAGTGAATTTGGAAAAGAAGTAAAACAAGGAGCTGTAGTAATGGCTCTAAAAAGATTAACTGAGGAATTAGATTTTAGATTGAATCACAAAATCAATAAAGTAATTAAAAACATTGGGGAGATAACGGTACGATCCGCTTTGACTGACTTTACTTTTGCTGTTTCGGATACCGTATTAAACAAACAAGCTGATTTGATTACAGACATTAATGCATTACCAGACATTTTTTACACCTCATCCAAAGGGGTAAATGAGACCAATATTGTGGTAAGTAATAGTGTAAATTACTTGGTTGAGAAACATTTTGCATCCGAAAAAATGATTCAGAAATTGGACAATTTAGCCTCAATAACAGTAAAATTACCAAAAGAAAATATCACTGTTCCAGGAATTTATTATTTCATTTTTCAGCGATTGGCTTGGGAAGGAATTATAATCAATGAAGTAATTTCGACGTCTAATGAGTTTACTATTTTGGTAAGTGAAAATGAAGTAGATATTGCTTTTAAAGTGATCAAAGATTTGAAAAATTAA
- a CDS encoding YraN family protein, producing MAAHNELGKLGEDLAVEYLQKNGYDILETNWTFQKAEIDIIATKDEVLAIIEVKTRSSLEFGLPQDFVKPKKIQLLVKAVDAYVNTKNLDIDARFDIIAVHKESNSFVIEHLMDAFYHF from the coding sequence ATGGCTGCACACAATGAACTTGGCAAACTTGGAGAAGATTTGGCTGTGGAATATCTCCAAAAAAACGGTTACGATATTCTAGAAACCAATTGGACTTTCCAAAAGGCAGAAATTGATATCATTGCCACAAAAGATGAAGTTCTTGCAATCATAGAAGTAAAAACACGATCATCTCTTGAATTTGGACTGCCACAAGATTTTGTAAAGCCCAAAAAAATTCAACTCTTGGTAAAAGCTGTCGATGCGTATGTAAATACCAAAAATTTAGATATTGATGCCCGTTTTGACATCATTGCCGTACATAAAGAGAGTAATTCCTTTGTAATAGAGCATCTTATGGACGCTTTTTATCATTTTTGA